The proteins below come from a single Mesobacillus jeotgali genomic window:
- a CDS encoding OsmC family protein: MEFTYYNEKLIGQLEYGFLPISPNTEMGYRPMELFVSSLTGCSTSVLANILVKKRIDYKRIDVEVTAVRNAKEANRIEQLTFNVAVQTDTEDKASQADKIAGLVLKNCGMIQSVIGSIDIQYQIAFTPDQPKKGDVA; encoded by the coding sequence ATGGAATTTACTTACTATAATGAAAAGCTGATCGGACAATTGGAATATGGATTCCTTCCAATTTCCCCGAATACTGAGATGGGCTACAGGCCTATGGAACTGTTCGTATCCTCATTGACTGGATGCAGTACCTCGGTGCTGGCAAATATTCTAGTCAAGAAGAGAATAGACTATAAAAGAATTGACGTCGAAGTGACAGCAGTCAGGAATGCCAAAGAGGCCAACCGAATTGAACAGTTGACATTCAATGTGGCCGTCCAGACTGATACAGAGGATAAGGCAAGCCAGGCTGACAAAATTGCCGGACTTGTCCTGAAAAATTGCGGCATGATTCAATCTGTCATTGGAAGTATTGATATCCAATATCAGATTGCTTTCACGCCAGACCAGCCAAAAAAAGGTGATGTTGCTTGA
- a CDS encoding beta-propeller fold lactonase family protein → MNKILKLSAFALLSISLTACSEAAVKDTSLDDVNKKDLPPIHEDYSSNWWKDQPNGNADTNKDWDGEGWILTANEVSNGIAIADIKTGNTVKYIQSSGTPHHVHLNKDQSWAFATQRYGTSVLAINMKTLESHNIDFPGFDSDPAPQHLTFSRDGKYAFTSLNGVGAVGMIDAEKAEFVKVFKDVGKKPRDLNVTPDGKKLFVSLQAESFITVIDIETGDMRNLERTETDYGKGTGSGMDMSNDGKLVAVSNTADDEIAVYDAESEKLLKKFEDIPKPVNVHFMGDTYDLVTGNRNDGSISIIDAKKLKFIKTIKTGPGTNIPYLGPDGYWYTSQNGAGYLTVLDPEDNYKIVRKIWGVQNIHWLSWSPDGSMMFGSNWGDKTLTKIDLTKKRDFRQTIPVGLNPNGIAIKTNVPKDQILAYQKGNEEEANKIKKASTLVFPDARNVNEEAFLGTCLTCHDIGRIMRNNSKGPEAWTSVVDRMKGNGAKMTDEERQQIIDYLASDEHKSLSIQTELEMELAEQNKDKE, encoded by the coding sequence ATGAATAAAATCTTGAAACTGTCAGCATTCGCACTACTTTCAATTTCTCTTACTGCATGCTCTGAAGCCGCAGTAAAAGATACATCTCTTGATGATGTAAACAAGAAGGATCTTCCTCCAATCCATGAAGACTATTCATCTAACTGGTGGAAAGACCAGCCGAACGGAAACGCGGATACCAATAAGGACTGGGACGGCGAAGGCTGGATCTTGACAGCAAACGAAGTTAGTAACGGTATTGCCATAGCTGATATTAAAACTGGCAATACCGTAAAATACATCCAAAGCTCAGGTACACCCCACCATGTCCACTTGAACAAGGACCAGTCTTGGGCTTTTGCGACACAGCGTTACGGAACAAGCGTCCTAGCTATCAATATGAAAACTCTGGAATCCCATAACATTGATTTTCCTGGATTTGATTCCGATCCCGCTCCTCAACACTTAACGTTTTCAAGGGATGGCAAATATGCTTTTACCTCTTTGAACGGCGTTGGCGCGGTTGGAATGATTGATGCAGAAAAAGCTGAATTTGTTAAGGTCTTCAAAGATGTTGGTAAAAAGCCAAGGGATTTGAATGTCACTCCCGATGGCAAAAAGTTGTTTGTCAGCTTGCAGGCTGAATCTTTCATTACAGTCATCGACATCGAAACAGGTGACATGAGAAACCTGGAAAGAACGGAAACTGACTACGGAAAAGGAACAGGTTCCGGAATGGATATGTCAAACGATGGCAAGCTTGTAGCTGTTTCAAACACAGCAGACGATGAGATTGCTGTCTATGATGCGGAGTCGGAAAAACTTCTCAAGAAATTCGAGGATATTCCAAAGCCAGTTAACGTCCATTTCATGGGTGACACCTATGACCTTGTAACAGGCAACCGTAATGATGGATCCATTTCCATCATTGATGCAAAAAAATTAAAGTTCATCAAGACAATTAAAACAGGTCCCGGAACAAACATCCCTTATCTTGGTCCAGACGGATACTGGTATACTTCCCAGAATGGTGCTGGGTATTTGACAGTGCTGGATCCAGAAGACAACTACAAGATTGTAAGGAAAATCTGGGGCGTCCAGAATATCCACTGGCTAAGCTGGAGTCCTGATGGCAGCATGATGTTCGGTTCAAACTGGGGAGACAAAACCCTTACTAAAATCGACCTTACAAAGAAGAGGGACTTCAGACAGACAATACCTGTTGGTCTGAATCCAAATGGAATCGCCATTAAAACAAATGTACCTAAAGACCAAATTTTAGCCTACCAAAAAGGCAACGAAGAAGAAGCGAACAAAATCAAGAAAGCATCCACTCTTGTCTTCCCGGATGCAAGAAATGTCAATGAAGAAGCATTCCTTGGTACTTGCTTAACATGCCATGATATCGGCCGTATCATGAGAAACAACAGTAAAGGTCCCGAGGCATGGACATCAGTTGTTGACCGTATGAAAGGAAACGGAGCGAAAATGACCGATGAAGAGCGTCAGCAAATCATCGATTACCTGGCTTCTGACGAGCATAAGTCCCTTTCAATCCAAACGGAACTCGAAATGGAACTGGCGGAACAAAACAAAGATAAAGAATAA
- a CDS encoding DsrE/DsrF/DrsH-like family protein, producing the protein MGEQKKTTIILFSGDYDKVMAAYIIANGAAAYDHEVTIFHTFWGLNALRKDEPIQADKGFIEKMFAKMMPRGANKLGLSKMNYAGFGPKMIKDVMKKHNAMPLPDLIDMAKEQDVKLVACQMTVDLFGLKQEEIMEGVEFAGVAAYLADAENGNVNLFI; encoded by the coding sequence ATGGGAGAACAGAAAAAAACCACAATTATTTTATTCAGTGGGGATTATGATAAAGTCATGGCTGCTTATATTATTGCTAATGGTGCCGCGGCCTATGATCATGAAGTGACAATTTTCCACACATTTTGGGGCTTGAACGCACTAAGGAAAGATGAGCCGATCCAGGCTGACAAAGGCTTCATCGAAAAGATGTTTGCCAAGATGATGCCAAGAGGCGCTAACAAATTGGGATTGTCAAAAATGAACTATGCAGGCTTCGGACCTAAAATGATCAAGGATGTAATGAAGAAGCACAATGCAATGCCGCTTCCAGACTTGATTGACATGGCAAAAGAGCAGGATGTAAAGCTTGTTGCCTGCCAAATGACAGTAGACTTATTTGGCCTTAAGCAAGAAGAAATCATGGAAGGCGTTGAGTTTGCTGGTGTAGCAGCTTACCTGGCTGATGCGGAAAACGGAAACGTCAACCTGTTCATCTAA
- a CDS encoding LysR family transcriptional regulator, with translation MNLEHLKTFIAAAKYESFSQAGKMLNLSQPAVSHQISQLEAYYNKQLFIRANRKIKLSEAGKTLYEHGQQLIALNEKLENILAEGDSSQTIKIGCSNTIGECLISKMVQDFIKLNPDITSNQIQITIGTSIHITDLLYASDIDLALVEGQAGRYDFISHEFYDDLLVLGVSPQLRVDPEAQDPAKLEEMTWLIREPGCAMRQATLDLWYRLNIKPKSVLVYNSNTLIKEGVKNGLGVAVFSKLAICHEVKTRQLMVSSFKDRDRFRPFYLLRKDKQFKSNLHERLWDYIKELDENPNAPC, from the coding sequence TTGAATCTGGAACATTTAAAGACTTTTATTGCTGCTGCGAAATATGAAAGCTTCTCCCAGGCAGGGAAGATGCTAAATCTTTCCCAACCAGCCGTCAGCCATCAAATCAGCCAGTTAGAGGCTTACTACAATAAACAGTTGTTCATTAGGGCCAATCGTAAAATCAAGTTATCAGAGGCTGGCAAAACATTGTATGAACATGGCCAGCAGTTGATTGCTTTGAATGAGAAACTGGAAAATATCCTTGCAGAAGGAGATTCAAGTCAAACAATCAAGATTGGCTGCAGCAATACGATCGGCGAATGCCTGATTTCGAAAATGGTTCAAGACTTCATTAAGTTGAATCCTGATATAACAAGCAATCAGATCCAGATCACCATCGGAACGTCTATTCACATTACAGATTTGCTGTATGCTTCTGATATTGACCTTGCGCTTGTCGAGGGACAGGCCGGCCGGTATGACTTCATTTCTCATGAGTTCTATGATGACCTGCTCGTTCTGGGTGTTTCTCCACAGCTTAGGGTAGACCCGGAAGCCCAGGACCCTGCCAAGCTCGAAGAAATGACCTGGCTGATCAGAGAGCCAGGCTGTGCGATGAGGCAGGCAACCCTTGATCTATGGTATAGGTTGAATATCAAACCGAAATCCGTCCTCGTGTATAATAGCAACACGCTCATCAAAGAAGGTGTGAAAAATGGACTTGGTGTGGCTGTCTTTTCCAAGCTGGCGATCTGCCACGAGGTCAAAACAAGACAGCTTATGGTCAGTTCTTTCAAAGACAGGGATCGTTTCCGCCCATTTTACCTGTTAAGGAAGGATAAACAGTTCAAATCAAATCTTCATGAGAGACTATGGGACTATATAAAAGAATTAGATGAAAATCCTAATGCTCCCTGTTAA
- a CDS encoding response regulator transcription factor codes for MKKELVGKSVLVVEDDPKIRTLVKIYLSNEGYEVLEADNGITAQEMIEKYDPCILILDLMLPGKSGEEICRWLRNDLESMMPVIMLTAKASEKSRIEGFKLGADDYVVKPFSPAELMVRIEAVLRRTASRCGKLTFTGLTIKPAKGQALVDGEPLDLTNFEFRLLHMFMQHPGQILSRTQILDTIYENNEKAVTERTIDVHIKNLREKIKEKSPRDYIQTVRGMGYKFAAN; via the coding sequence GTGAAGAAAGAACTGGTTGGAAAAAGTGTACTGGTTGTCGAAGATGATCCTAAAATCCGTACGCTTGTAAAGATCTATCTATCAAATGAAGGCTATGAGGTCCTTGAAGCGGACAATGGGATTACTGCACAGGAAATGATTGAAAAATATGATCCATGCATCCTCATCCTTGACCTTATGCTCCCTGGCAAAAGCGGCGAGGAGATTTGCCGCTGGCTGCGGAATGACCTGGAAAGTATGATGCCTGTCATCATGCTTACCGCAAAAGCTTCTGAAAAGAGCAGGATCGAAGGCTTTAAACTTGGCGCCGATGATTATGTCGTAAAACCATTCAGTCCAGCGGAGTTGATGGTCAGGATTGAAGCGGTGCTAAGGAGGACGGCAAGCCGATGCGGGAAGCTGACTTTTACAGGACTAACCATTAAACCGGCTAAGGGGCAGGCACTGGTCGATGGCGAACCGCTCGATTTGACCAATTTTGAATTCAGGCTTCTTCATATGTTCATGCAGCACCCTGGTCAAATCCTTTCAAGGACGCAAATACTCGATACCATTTATGAAAACAACGAAAAAGCCGTTACTGAACGGACCATTGACGTCCATATAAAAAATCTCCGTGAAAAAATAAAAGAAAAATCGCCGAGAGATTATATTCAGACTGTAAGAGGAATGGGGTATAAATTTGCGGCGAATTAA
- a CDS encoding ATP-binding protein: MRRIKSMANLLLSKLVAINSVVILLVIMLAGISVKDYACFLVNHEQVTGAQLVDTLNSFLIKVSVVAFVIAGLLHYFSVKRIVNPVKAMASAANQVKTGNIPPKIDVPASGELGELVTNFNAMTETLSVVQTRREEMLRDIAHELRTPLTNINGYLEALHNGVLKGDEELFGSLLDESRRITRIVDLIAELDAWSQESHFPEKQFEEINMKQVLAESLAAFHLKLSDRFGSFSQQIDHASILGHKDGLKQVLANLLQNIIDYDTGGHLAIKGQQDAEGYRVTFTHEGTYIDPEKKELIFERFYRLEESRSTKAEGAGLGLAIAKSIIDAHHGTIGLDTDGHHHSFWIRIPTRSIS; the protein is encoded by the coding sequence TTGCGGCGAATTAAAAGCATGGCGAATTTATTACTATCTAAGCTTGTGGCAATCAACAGCGTTGTCATCCTGCTGGTTATTATGCTGGCAGGGATATCGGTAAAAGATTATGCCTGCTTCCTTGTCAACCATGAACAAGTGACCGGTGCGCAGCTTGTTGACACTTTAAATTCCTTCCTGATCAAAGTAAGTGTCGTGGCATTTGTCATTGCCGGTCTTTTGCATTATTTTTCAGTGAAAAGGATTGTCAATCCTGTAAAAGCAATGGCATCAGCGGCAAATCAGGTTAAAACAGGGAATATTCCGCCGAAAATTGATGTTCCTGCAAGCGGAGAACTCGGTGAACTCGTAACAAACTTTAACGCCATGACAGAAACACTATCTGTTGTTCAAACAAGGCGGGAAGAAATGTTAAGGGATATCGCCCACGAATTAAGGACCCCGCTTACGAATATCAACGGCTACCTGGAAGCCCTTCACAATGGTGTTTTAAAGGGAGACGAAGAGCTTTTCGGGTCGCTTCTCGATGAATCCAGGCGGATCACAAGGATCGTCGACCTGATTGCCGAGTTGGATGCCTGGAGTCAGGAGTCCCATTTCCCTGAAAAACAGTTTGAAGAAATTAACATGAAACAGGTGTTGGCCGAATCCCTTGCCGCCTTCCACCTGAAGCTGTCGGACAGGTTTGGGTCATTCAGCCAGCAGATCGATCATGCTTCAATTCTTGGCCATAAGGACGGTTTGAAACAAGTGCTGGCCAATCTGCTGCAGAATATCATTGATTATGATACCGGCGGTCACCTTGCCATCAAGGGACAGCAAGATGCTGAAGGTTACAGGGTTACTTTTACCCATGAAGGAACCTATATTGATCCAGAAAAAAAAGAACTTATTTTTGAGCGATTTTACAGGCTTGAAGAATCTCGCAGCACAAAAGCGGAAGGTGCAGGACTCGGGCTGGCCATCGCCAAAAGCATTATTGACGCCCATCATGGGACAATAGGCCTCGATACAGATGGGCACCATCACTCATTCTGGATAAGAATTCCAACCCGTTCCATTTCTTAA
- a CDS encoding sulfurtransferase TusA family protein yields the protein METVKTNATIDAKGLACPMPIVRTKKAINNLTPGEVLEVLATDKGSKADIQAWSKSSGNQYLGTIEEGDVLKHYIRKGGSGEEQEETKYPNIVSNDDVVKKLEAKEDVVVLDVREPAEYAFGHIPNAVSIPFGELESRLEELDKSKTILVVCRTGNRSDMASQALAGKGFEKVWNVVPGMTEWNGPTETKVQ from the coding sequence ATGGAAACTGTTAAAACAAATGCAACAATCGACGCAAAAGGGCTTGCATGCCCAATGCCGATTGTCAGAACCAAAAAAGCAATCAACAATTTAACACCTGGCGAGGTTTTAGAGGTGCTTGCAACGGATAAAGGTTCTAAGGCGGATATCCAGGCTTGGTCTAAAAGCTCTGGCAACCAATACCTTGGAACGATTGAGGAAGGCGATGTTCTTAAACACTATATCCGCAAGGGCGGTTCTGGTGAGGAACAAGAAGAAACAAAATATCCAAACATTGTTTCAAACGATGATGTTGTCAAGAAGCTTGAAGCAAAAGAGGATGTTGTTGTCCTTGATGTAAGAGAGCCGGCTGAATATGCTTTTGGCCACATTCCAAATGCAGTTTCTATTCCATTTGGTGAACTTGAAAGCAGACTCGAAGAACTTGATAAGTCCAAAACAATCCTGGTTGTTTGCCGTACAGGCAACAGAAGTGATATGGCTTCCCAGGCACTTGCAGGCAAAGGCTTTGAGAAGGTTTGGAACGTGGTGCCAGGCATGACTGAATGGAACGGCCCAACTGAAACAAAAGTACAATAA
- a CDS encoding cbb3-type cytochrome c oxidase subunit II, with product MERKPSAVLIVALILWTFGVAGTVILPLFDQEINSATASGELRNYPEDSAEARGREIYIQNGCQTCHTQFVRALPADTNQNLGPVTKGGDYKYDLPHLLGSNRTGPDLMWVGLKYNEDWQRQHLIDPQSTSPGTIMPSFDYLSNQELDDLVAYLMSLKPTEERLEEYKKELEEAKLNERN from the coding sequence TTGGAACGTAAACCATCAGCTGTATTAATCGTTGCTTTAATTCTATGGACTTTCGGTGTAGCCGGAACCGTCATCCTTCCCCTCTTCGACCAGGAAATCAACTCTGCAACTGCGAGCGGCGAGCTCCGCAACTATCCAGAGGATTCCGCTGAAGCTAGAGGAAGAGAAATTTATATCCAGAACGGCTGCCAGACTTGCCATACACAATTTGTAAGAGCATTGCCTGCTGATACGAACCAGAACCTTGGACCAGTAACCAAAGGCGGCGACTATAAATATGATTTACCCCATCTCTTGGGTTCTAACCGTACAGGCCCGGATTTAATGTGGGTTGGCTTGAAATATAACGAAGACTGGCAGCGCCAGCACTTGATTGACCCACAATCAACAAGCCCTGGAACAATCATGCCTTCTTTCGATTATCTATCGAATCAGGAACTTGATGACCTTGTCGCTTACTTAATGAGCCTAAAGCCAACAGAAGAGAGATTGGAAGAGTACAAGAAAGAACTCGAAGAAGCAAAATTGAATGAACGGAACTAG
- a CDS encoding redoxin domain-containing protein — MNKNLLSFAILALAVVILVVNIWKPGSTESQKDTTAPSGESVETTEDIPGAKLSSLREGAEAPDFELTTLDGQPAKLSDYRGQKVILNFWATWCPPCRAEMPHMQNFYEEHKDDGVEILAVNLTSMDKGRDAIEEFVNEFGLTFPIPLDEEGDAGTTYQAFTIPTSYILDENGVIIKKIVGPMDENMMKDLTGVK, encoded by the coding sequence TTGAATAAAAATCTATTATCATTCGCGATTTTAGCACTGGCTGTTGTCATTTTGGTCGTGAATATCTGGAAACCGGGATCGACAGAAAGCCAAAAAGATACGACTGCTCCATCAGGCGAATCAGTAGAAACAACTGAAGATATTCCAGGCGCGAAGCTGTCTTCGCTGCGTGAAGGCGCCGAGGCACCTGATTTTGAGTTAACTACACTCGACGGTCAGCCTGCAAAGCTTTCAGATTACCGTGGCCAAAAGGTCATCTTGAACTTCTGGGCGACCTGGTGCCCGCCATGCAGAGCAGAAATGCCTCACATGCAAAACTTTTACGAAGAACATAAAGATGACGGAGTGGAAATTCTTGCGGTTAACCTGACAAGCATGGATAAAGGCAGAGACGCAATTGAAGAGTTCGTCAACGAATTTGGCCTGACCTTCCCAATCCCACTTGATGAAGAGGGAGATGCAGGAACGACATACCAGGCATTTACCATCCCAACCAGCTACATCCTTGATGAAAACGGAGTGATTATTAAGAAGATAGTCGGACCGATGGATGAGAACATGATGAAGGACCTTACTGGGGTAAAATAA
- a CDS encoding cbb3-type cytochrome c oxidase subunit I, whose translation MFTDEKWSSSKNWFIAAVFWIIIGMSMGLLTATKQIWPELLNNRWTTYGHVRSAHVMLVIYAWLSMAYVGSMFYMIPKLAKTKVYSEKMGNFALVFYNIVILEGFFALLFGQTEVIEYGEFPLWVDVQLLVAIGLVAYNLFKTVGRRQEKMLYVSLWYFLGSLLWLPLTWIVGNFPAQWIPSGVQQGLMGWFLGHNAIGLWMTTVGVGQIYYLLPKLTGRPLYSHQLSMIGFWAIATFYVWNGPHHLMNGPIPGWISKAGVIPSIVLLIPVWAVLANFWGTMKGSWSQTRTSVPLRFTVAGTIFYLFACLQGPLQALPSVSSVIKFTHWTVGHAHMGPFGAFSFTSFAAIYYILPKIVGREMFSKRAMEAHFWFSTVGFLIFAFSLWIAGVVQGFAWIEGVPFLQTVLMMEPYVQGRAIGGTMIYVAQFFLAWNMYKTIKLAKLEKKQQAQQQAASA comes from the coding sequence ATGTTTACAGACGAAAAGTGGAGTTCATCCAAAAATTGGTTCATCGCTGCTGTCTTTTGGATTATCATCGGCATGAGCATGGGACTTCTTACTGCAACAAAACAAATTTGGCCAGAATTGTTGAACAACCGCTGGACAACTTATGGGCATGTTCGCTCTGCGCACGTTATGCTCGTCATCTATGCGTGGTTATCGATGGCCTATGTAGGATCAATGTTCTACATGATTCCAAAGCTCGCTAAAACGAAGGTTTATAGCGAGAAGATGGGAAATTTTGCGCTAGTTTTTTATAACATTGTCATTTTGGAAGGTTTCTTCGCATTGCTGTTCGGCCAGACGGAGGTCATCGAATACGGCGAATTTCCATTATGGGTTGACGTTCAGCTTCTTGTCGCAATTGGACTTGTAGCTTATAACCTTTTCAAGACAGTTGGACGCCGCCAGGAAAAAATGCTTTATGTCAGCCTTTGGTATTTCCTTGGATCACTGCTATGGCTGCCATTGACCTGGATTGTCGGCAACTTCCCGGCACAATGGATTCCAAGCGGGGTACAGCAAGGTCTGATGGGCTGGTTCCTGGGCCACAATGCAATCGGCCTTTGGATGACAACAGTAGGTGTTGGACAAATTTATTATCTGCTTCCTAAATTGACCGGACGTCCGCTATACAGCCACCAGTTATCCATGATTGGTTTCTGGGCAATCGCTACATTCTATGTTTGGAATGGTCCTCACCACTTGATGAATGGCCCGATCCCAGGCTGGATTTCAAAAGCCGGGGTTATTCCATCGATCGTTCTATTGATTCCGGTTTGGGCAGTTCTAGCCAACTTCTGGGGAACAATGAAAGGATCCTGGTCACAGACAAGAACAAGCGTGCCGCTTCGTTTCACGGTTGCGGGAACGATTTTTTACCTGTTCGCATGTCTTCAGGGACCATTGCAAGCCCTTCCATCTGTAAGTTCAGTCATTAAGTTCACTCACTGGACTGTCGGGCATGCACATATGGGACCATTCGGTGCGTTCTCTTTCACATCTTTCGCTGCAATCTATTACATCCTGCCTAAGATCGTTGGGCGCGAGATGTTTAGCAAAAGAGCAATGGAAGCTCACTTCTGGTTCTCTACTGTTGGTTTCTTAATATTCGCATTCTCATTGTGGATCGCAGGCGTTGTCCAGGGATTCGCATGGATCGAAGGCGTTCCATTCCTGCAGACTGTATTGATGATGGAGCCTTACGTACAAGGCCGCGCAATCGGTGGAACAATGATATATGTAGCTCAATTCTTCCTTGCATGGAATATGTATAAAACTATTAAACTTGCAAAACTTGAGAAAAAACAGCAAGCTCAGCAGCAAGCTGCTAGTGCTTAA
- a CDS encoding c-type cytochrome has product MKKEYQQHDSKEADIVSDIKIEHNKVPKLLVAVFYVVAIWAIGYAIFMPGKLAVEPAAAPQDNKGELIFEGTCLNCHATGAAPDLRGVTDRMPEEDIKNVIKKGRNTMPAIGHLYTEKEIDKVYEYLEDYR; this is encoded by the coding sequence ATGAAAAAAGAATATCAGCAACATGATAGCAAAGAGGCGGATATTGTCTCTGATATTAAAATTGAACACAATAAAGTGCCGAAGCTCCTGGTAGCTGTATTTTATGTTGTGGCCATCTGGGCGATCGGATATGCAATCTTCATGCCCGGAAAGCTTGCAGTCGAACCTGCTGCCGCTCCACAGGATAATAAAGGAGAGCTTATTTTTGAAGGGACTTGCCTGAACTGCCACGCTACAGGTGCAGCACCTGACTTGAGAGGTGTAACCGACAGGATGCCGGAAGAGGACATCAAGAATGTCATTAAAAAAGGCCGTAACACGATGCCTGCGATCGGACACCTTTATACAGAGAAAGAAATCGACAAAGTTTATGAATACTTAGAGGACTACAGATAA
- a CDS encoding 4Fe-4S binding protein, protein MGKTITRWAFFIIIFTLPFWNGFRMDIDNEKLFLFGFELSYEAGYLFFVFLFLFLMAFLALSLIVYRAFCQYACPHNTFSMLLNKIEAKLGEKGKAVTFLLAFVVSIFMAYATVSYFYNPITIWESLVNFKMNKYFFLVTSTAVLYTALSYKARNSFCKVCPYGLAQGISRVDDKTQWLTHPGVWITWGTTTALVLVLLVGWF, encoded by the coding sequence GTGGGTAAAACTATAACAAGATGGGCATTTTTTATCATTATTTTCACTCTTCCATTCTGGAACGGCTTCAGGATGGATATCGACAATGAAAAATTGTTTTTATTCGGCTTCGAATTATCCTATGAAGCTGGCTATCTATTTTTCGTTTTCTTATTCTTGTTCCTGATGGCTTTCCTGGCACTATCGCTGATCGTGTACAGGGCATTTTGCCAGTATGCATGCCCGCACAATACCTTCAGCATGCTTTTGAATAAGATTGAAGCAAAATTAGGTGAGAAAGGAAAAGCGGTAACCTTCCTGCTGGCTTTTGTGGTAAGCATCTTCATGGCTTACGCGACTGTAAGTTACTTTTACAATCCTATCACGATCTGGGAATCACTCGTTAACTTTAAAATGAACAAATATTTCTTCCTTGTCACTTCAACTGCTGTGCTATATACAGCTTTATCTTACAAGGCTAGGAACTCATTCTGTAAGGTTTGCCCGTACGGACTTGCCCAGGGCATTTCACGTGTGGATGATAAAACTCAATGGCTTACACATCCAGGAGTATGGATTACATGGGGTACAACGACTGCCCTTGTACTAGTCCTGCTTGTTGGATGGTTCTAA
- a CDS encoding cytochrome c biogenesis CcdA family protein, which translates to MTEIGLFFAFTAGILSFFSPCVFPLLPAYITHLTGGKIEGSKVAVDRATLFTRSFGFILGFSLIFIVMGASASFLGQVFANYRTIVMQIAGLLIIIFGLQMAGLLNIKFLMMEKKVQSENKPKGAFSSVFLGMAFASGWSPCVGLALSSILLLASSSDTLYQGMYLLTSYSLGMAVPFLIISFVISYSLKAIKKINKYLSKLALVNGMIMVGMGFLVLSGQMQKISAWLSAYSLFGV; encoded by the coding sequence ATGACGGAAATTGGATTATTTTTTGCTTTTACTGCTGGAATTTTATCATTCTTCTCACCATGTGTATTCCCCCTACTCCCCGCTTACATAACACATTTGACTGGCGGAAAGATTGAGGGATCTAAAGTAGCTGTGGATCGTGCTACACTTTTTACCCGTTCATTCGGATTCATTTTAGGCTTTAGTTTGATTTTCATTGTCATGGGAGCGTCTGCATCGTTCCTTGGACAGGTTTTCGCAAATTACCGGACAATCGTGATGCAAATTGCTGGATTGCTGATCATCATTTTCGGCCTTCAGATGGCTGGATTACTGAATATCAAGTTCCTGATGATGGAGAAAAAGGTCCAATCTGAAAATAAACCAAAAGGTGCATTCAGCTCAGTATTCCTAGGAATGGCGTTTGCGAGCGGATGGTCACCTTGTGTCGGACTTGCACTCTCATCCATCCTGCTTTTGGCGAGCTCTTCCGATACTCTATACCAGGGAATGTACCTGCTGACTTCTTATTCTCTTGGAATGGCAGTTCCTTTCCTAATCATATCTTTTGTCATTTCTTATTCATTAAAAGCAATCAAGAAAATCAACAAATATCTTTCTAAGCTTGCACTTGTGAATGGTATGATTATGGTAGGAATGGGCTTCCTTGTCCTTTCCGGGCAAATGCAGAAAATCAGTGCCTGGCTGTCTGCTTACAGCTTATTCGGAGTTTAA